The window ACGGCGGATTGTGAGCGCTCTTCACCCGCGATGAGTGCGCCGGCGTAGAGACTCGCGGCGGCGACCGCCTTCTTCGAACGGTCTTCGTCGGGCAGTTGCGTGAGGAACATGTCCGAGGCGTACGACCGGGCCTCGCTGCCGAGTTCGAGACTGTCGGCCGCGGCGTCGATGCGGGCCAACCACTTCTCGTTGTCTCGTTGGTCTCGGGCGCTGTACATGGTCGGCGTTGTGGGTGGAGCGACATAACCTCCCCGGCAGGACACCTTTTTGTGTCAACTCTTCTGATTTTACCCAATGGTCTCCAGACGGACGTTCCTCTCCACGCTCTCCGTGACTGTGGCGGGGTGTACGAGTACCTCGTCACCCGACCCGGTGGCTGAAACGTCGCGGACGACGGTCACACAGACGACCACCTCCCCGCCGACCACGACTGAATCAGCAACCAAAACGACGGAGACGACTCGTGAACCGGCGTGCGACGGTCGCTGGTCCCCGACAGTCCAGTGGTCGCTGGAAACCGAGGTTCGAGCGTTTCAACCAACGGTGGCGGACGGCGTCGTCTACGCAGGGAGTCAGGACGGGACCCTCTACGCCGTCGCGGCGGGCACTGGCCGCCTTCGCTGGCGCGTCCCTTCAGACCCCGGGTTCGGGACCGTCCCCGTCGTCTCGGGGCAGACGGTCACACTCGCAGGCTACGACGAGGTAGCGGCCTACGACGTCGCAACCGGTGACGAACGCTGGTCGTTCACCCCGCCGGGAGAGTACGCGTCGCTCACCGATTCGCACGGAGACGACGGGGACACCGTGTTCGTCGGCGCGTCACAACGACCGACGCCGGAAACGGACCCCGACAACGTCTACGACCGTGTGTACGCCCTCGACCGGGTCTCAGGTAACCGGCGGTGGCAGGTTTCGATTGCCAAGAGTGACGACCCCGACGCGTGGGCAGTGCCCGACGCCGTCGTCGTCGATTCGGGTCGCGTATTCGTCAGCACCGAACAGAGCGAACTGGTGGTCCTCGACGCTTCGGACGGGTCGGTCCGCTGGCGGCGACGATTCGGAGACAGCAATCACCGCCTCGCGTTGCCCGTCGTCGCCGGCGACAGCGTCTACCAGCAGGCCTCTCGCACAGGGTACGTCCTCGACGTCGAAACCGGTACAGAACGGTGGCGTGCACCCGCCGAACGCAGGCCAGCAGTCGCCGGGGACGCGTCCTACTGGATAGACGGGCTGACACTCGTCGCGCGTGCCACCTCGGATGGGTCGGTTCGCTGGAAGCGTGCGATTCCGACCGAAGGCTGTCCACGAACACCGAGGGTGGGTGACGGCGTACTCTACGTTCCGGTCGGATGCACCGACTCGAACGCAAGTATCCACGCGTTGGACCTCTCGAACCTGTGTTGGGTGGGGTCGTTCGAACTCGACTCCCGAAACGCGACGACGCCCGTCGTGTCCGATGGGTCGGTGTACGTCGGTGGGCTCAACGGGGCCGGAAACCTGTGGTCGCTCTCGGCAGTCGGCACAGACGACTCCTCGTGACGTTTATATGTTGGTGCGGAAAATGTGCGGTCGAAGGGCGTTAGTGCCCGACATGCGCGGGTAGCCAAGTGGCCAAAGGCGCAGCGCTTAGGACGCTGTGGTGTAGACCTTCGCAGGTTCGAACCCTGTCCCGCGCATTTTCTGTCCGAACGGTAGTGAGGACGAAAATCGTAGCAAGAGTTCGAATCAGGGAGCAACGCGGAGCGTTGCGACCGTGGTTCGAACCCTGTCCCGCGCATACTATCTCGAAAACCGTGAGAGACGTGTCTGCGCACAATTGGATTCGAATCAGTGAGCGACCGCGGTTCGAACCCTGTCCCGCACATTTTCTGTCCGAGCGGCTGCGAGGACGATTAATTCGGCCCTTCTTTGACCCGTCTACGTTTTCACAATCGAAACCGTCCCCGACCCAGCACAGAAAAATCCGAAATCACCCCCGAGAATCGCACGCCACACGTCAGACACGACACAACCCTTTTTCTCACCCGGTGTGTGTCTCCACCAATGGCGGCGTTATCCGAATTATTAGGCGACATCGTGACCGATGTCGATGGGCTCTTCCTCTTCACGCCGAGTCACTCGCACTACGAACGGTTCGAGGAGGCAGAGGTCCCGACTGTCGTCATCGCACCCGAGAACACTGTCGACGCGGAGACGTTCGTCGAACTGCCGTTGCAGTTCCAGAACGTCAAAGACCGCATTCGATTCGGTGTCGAGGGTGCGATGGAACAGAGTATCGTCGAAGCGGGCGACACGATTGCGTGCAACGTCGGCATCTTCGGTGGCGACCCGGACTCGGTCGTTCGGGTTCGCGTCGAGGAGAACATGCGCTCGGGCATCTACGACCTCTTCGCGAACTCCCGTGCCGACCCCGGCGTCATCCGCGACGTGTTCGGGGTCGCAATCGAACTCGGGAAGAAGGGACAGAAGGGTGAACCAGTCGGCGCACTGTTCATCGTCGGCGACGCGGGCAAAGTGATGAACAAGTCCCGGCCACTGTCGTACAACCCCTTCGAGAAGTCGCACGTCTACGTCGGCGACCCCATCGTGAACGTGATGCTCAAGGAGTTCTCGCGTCTCGACGGGGCGTTCGTCATCTCCGACTCGGGAAAAATCGTCTCGGCGTATCGGTACCTCGAACCCTCCGCCGAGGGTGTGGACATCCCGAAGGGCCTCGGCGCACGGCACATGGCCGGCGGCGCGATTACCCGCGACACCAACGCGACTGCAATCGTCCTCTCGGAGTCCGACGGCCTCGTTCGGGCGTTCAAGGGCGGGAAGATGATACTCGAAATCGACCCGGAGGACTACTGAGATGATGGGGTTCGTCTCGCCCCTTCCTCTCCAATCAATCGGAAGCCTCGTCGAGCGCATCGTCCAGACCGCCGGACTCCGGTTTCTGGGTGTCCTCGCCATCCTCGCGTTGGGGTTGGTCCTCGCGTACACTGCCGGGTCGCTCGTTCAACGACTACTGGTCGGTTTCGGCGTCCCCGACTCCATCGAAGGAACCGCGTTCGAGCGGACCGCGCGCGACTTCGACACGTCGACAGTGGAGATTCTGTCGTGGTTGACGCGATACTTCGTTCTGGGTCTCGCCGTCTTCGCCGCACTCTCGTTCGTCGGCATCGACTACGTCGACCGGTTCTGGAGTGTCGTCATCGCTATCCTCCCGCAACTGTTCATCGCCATCTTGGTCCTCATCGTCGGCATCGTCGTCGGCGACAAAGTCGAACTCCTCGTCGCCGAACGGTTCCGTGGTGTGAAACTCCCGCAAGTGAGCATTCTGCCATCACTCGCCAAGTACACCGTCTTCTTCCTCGCGTCGCTCATCGCCCTCTCACAGGTTGGTGTGGCAATTGTGGCGCTCATCGTCCTCCTCGGGGCGTATCTGTTCGGCCTCATCGTCCTCAGCGCCGTCGCGTTCCACGACTTGCTCAAGTCGGGTGCGGCGGGAACGTACCTCCTGTTCATCCAGCCGTACAGTATCGGCGACGAGATTGTCGTCGGTGACGTACAGGGTGTCGTCCAAGAGTTCGACATGTTCGTCACCTACGTCGAGGCGGAAGACAGAGAGTACATTCTGCCGAACGCCCGCGTCTTCGACGAAGGCATCGGGCGAATCCGCTGAACCCTGTTCACCCGTCTCGGCGGTTCTTCTCTCAGCAATCCGCCATAACAGTTTAGAAGTGGACCGGATATTGTCTCATATCGGATTCCCTGAATGCGATGACGAGAAACCTCCCCGCGCTCGACGTTTCTGCCCCTTCTCCTCGCGCTATCGAGGCGGCTGAGACCCTTCTCAGGGGGTTTCACTACCAGGACATGCGGGAGGCGTATCTCACCGACTGTGACTTCGGTGCCGCCCGGACCGCGGCGACGAACGCGACTGCGTACATGTCGGAGGCGTTCGAAATAGACTTCCCGAATCTGGCCGCAACCCGGGCCCACCGCGCCGGGGAACTGTTCATGCGCGCGTTGTTTCTCCAGGACGAAATCGAAAACAGGGCGTCGTTCTACGACTGCCTTGAACACCAAGTCCCGGACGGAACCTTCGTCGACGTTGCCCAGACCGTCCCCGAGATGTCTATCAACGATGACCCTCGGTGGCGGGACGTTCGGGCACTCCTCGAAGCGGTGTGTGACGAAGTCGACGTGAGTAGAGAGTACGCCGTCCTCCACGCTCGATTCTGGCGACTGCACGGCCAACGCCGCGATGGATGGCGCGGTATCGCACGACGGGCACACCGCATCAAACTCGCTCGCATGGTGCCGTCGGCGTCGGCGACAGATATCGACAAACTCGCCGAGTATTTCGTCGCCGGGGTGGACGACCACGACGACTGGCGGCGGGAGAGTCTAGAGCGTGACATCTCGTCCACCGTCGACGTCGTCGCACGGTACTATCAACGGGTGTTCGACTTGAGAACAGGTTGACATTTATACGGCCGAACGACCGCGGATAATAAGTATTCGTGGTGTAATTCTACCGCAAGAATCAGGATGGAGGATACCGACCCGGAACTCTACCGTGAAGCCTTCAGAAGTACGGATATCCCCATGCTGATTGCCGATACGAATTTCGCTTTTCGGGATATCAACGACGCTGGCCTCGACTTTCTCGGCTACGACTACGACGAGATAATCGGTGAGTCAGTCGGACTCATCGCGGGCGACGAAGAGGTCTACTACGAAATCATCGAGCACATGCTCGCCGGGGAATCGTGGTCTGGTGAGTTCGTCGTACGCCGGACAGACGACCGAGTCGTCTACGGTCACGGCTTCGCGACACCCATCGTCGTCGAGGGCGAGGTTCAGGGATTTCTCGCGTTCTTTCTGGACACCACGAAACAACAGCAGTACGAGAACGTCTCGGAAGTTCTCAGCCGACTCCTTCGCCACGACTTGCGTAACGAGTTGAACGTCATCTACGGCTATACGCAGCAAGTCGCGAGCAGAATCGACGACGAAGAGGCACTCGCCGAACTCCAATTGGTTCAGGACAAGGTCCTCGACATCGTCCACAAATCCGAACGGGCGCGTGACCTCCGCGACTTGCTCGAACGGTCGCACGACCGGTCGAACCGACCCGTTCGACTCGACACAGTCTTGCAAAAGCGGACCGTCGATGCGACGATAGACTATCCCGATGCCGAGTTCACCTTCGAGAACTTCCCTGAGGTGGAAGTCGTCGCAGACGACTTGCTCGGAGAGGCCATCGAGTGTCTCCTCGAAAACGCGGTCACCCACAACGACAAGGAGACGCCAGTGGTCGACATCTCCGTCGAGCGAGCAAACGGGAGTGTCTACATTCGCGTCGCAGACAACGGGCCCGGAGTTCCCGAAGCACAACGGGACCTCATCTTCGGCCGCGAAGAGTACGACCAACTCCACCACGGGACGGGCATCAGTCTCTTCTTCGCCGACAACGTCATTTCGTCGTACGACGGTGACCTCTGGGTCGAAGACGACGACGACGAGGGTGCGGTCTTCTGTATCCGTCTCGAGGAACAGGCCACAGACGAGTGACGTCTGTCGACGGCCGTTCGTCTCACCTCGCGTCTGTCACTCGGTGTCCGACATCGGTCGGGCCGGGACGCCGGCGACTGTCGTCCCCGGTGGCACGTCGCGGGTGACGAGCGAATTCGCCGCCACCTGTGCGCCTGCGCCGATTCGAACACCCGGCAGGATGGTCGCCTTCGCGCCAATCATCGCCCGTTCACCGACGACGACTTCACCAGTTCGGTACTCGTCTTGCAGGAACTCGTGACAGAGGATGACCGAGTCGTACCCGATTATCGCGTGGTCCTCGATAGTC is drawn from Haloferax litoreum and contains these coding sequences:
- a CDS encoding mechanosensitive ion channel domain-containing protein, encoding MMGFVSPLPLQSIGSLVERIVQTAGLRFLGVLAILALGLVLAYTAGSLVQRLLVGFGVPDSIEGTAFERTARDFDTSTVEILSWLTRYFVLGLAVFAALSFVGIDYVDRFWSVVIAILPQLFIAILVLIVGIVVGDKVELLVAERFRGVKLPQVSILPSLAKYTVFFLASLIALSQVGVAIVALIVLLGAYLFGLIVLSAVAFHDLLKSGAAGTYLLFIQPYSIGDEIVVGDVQGVVQEFDMFVTYVEAEDREYILPNARVFDEGIGRIR
- a CDS encoding cyclin yields the protein MYSARDQRDNEKWLARIDAAADSLELGSEARSYASDMFLTQLPDEDRSKKAVAAASLYAGALIAGEERSQSAVADAMDVSRLSIQQRWKDLLTEAGFRPPSW
- a CDS encoding sensor histidine kinase; the protein is MEDTDPELYREAFRSTDIPMLIADTNFAFRDINDAGLDFLGYDYDEIIGESVGLIAGDEEVYYEIIEHMLAGESWSGEFVVRRTDDRVVYGHGFATPIVVEGEVQGFLAFFLDTTKQQQYENVSEVLSRLLRHDLRNELNVIYGYTQQVASRIDDEEALAELQLVQDKVLDIVHKSERARDLRDLLERSHDRSNRPVRLDTVLQKRTVDATIDYPDAEFTFENFPEVEVVADDLLGEAIECLLENAVTHNDKETPVVDISVERANGSVYIRVADNGPGVPEAQRDLIFGREEYDQLHHGTGISLFFADNVISSYDGDLWVEDDDDEGAVFCIRLEEQATDE
- the dacZ gene encoding diadenylate cyclase; translated protein: MAALSELLGDIVTDVDGLFLFTPSHSHYERFEEAEVPTVVIAPENTVDAETFVELPLQFQNVKDRIRFGVEGAMEQSIVEAGDTIACNVGIFGGDPDSVVRVRVEENMRSGIYDLFANSRADPGVIRDVFGVAIELGKKGQKGEPVGALFIVGDAGKVMNKSRPLSYNPFEKSHVYVGDPIVNVMLKEFSRLDGAFVISDSGKIVSAYRYLEPSAEGVDIPKGLGARHMAGGAITRDTNATAIVLSESDGLVRAFKGGKMILEIDPEDY
- a CDS encoding PQQ-like beta-propeller repeat protein, encoding MVSRRTFLSTLSVTVAGCTSTSSPDPVAETSRTTVTQTTTSPPTTTESATKTTETTREPACDGRWSPTVQWSLETEVRAFQPTVADGVVYAGSQDGTLYAVAAGTGRLRWRVPSDPGFGTVPVVSGQTVTLAGYDEVAAYDVATGDERWSFTPPGEYASLTDSHGDDGDTVFVGASQRPTPETDPDNVYDRVYALDRVSGNRRWQVSIAKSDDPDAWAVPDAVVVDSGRVFVSTEQSELVVLDASDGSVRWRRRFGDSNHRLALPVVAGDSVYQQASRTGYVLDVETGTERWRAPAERRPAVAGDASYWIDGLTLVARATSDGSVRWKRAIPTEGCPRTPRVGDGVLYVPVGCTDSNASIHALDLSNLCWVGSFELDSRNATTPVVSDGSVYVGGLNGAGNLWSLSAVGTDDSS